The window CGCCCGATGAGGCGGTCTACTACAACCGCACGCAGCAGCGTCTCGGGTACGATATGAACCCGATGACGAAGAAGCTCATGCTCGCGGACATCCCGATCGACGACTCGGAGATCAACGAGAGCGTGATCCCCGACGACGTCGAGCGGTACGACCAGCCGCTTCGGAACGAGTCCGTCGACGGCTCCTGGCAGACGACGTGGATCCGGACCTACGAGGACGTGAACAACTCGACGAGCGACGACGCCGCGAACCGGTCGTCGGTGACCGCCCAGGACGCGGTCACGACCGCCCTGGCGGCAGAGCAGTCCGGCCGGACGGCGAGCTAACGAAACCCACCACGACCAGCATCGAATGATAACCGACCCGACCACCGTCACCGTGTTTCTCGCGGGCGTTTTGACGATCCTGACCCCGTGCTGTCTCCCGATGATCCCCGTCCTCGTCGTCGGGGCGAACGGGCACCGGCTTCGGCCGGTCGCGATCGTCGTCGGGAGCACGGTGACGTTCACGGCTCTCGGGATCTTGACCGGGATGGTCGGCTCCGTGACGCCGGATTCCGTCCGCGCGCCGTTCGCCATCCTGATGCTGGCGTTCGGGGCCGTGATGGCCGACGACGACCTCAACGAACTCTACTCGCGGTACGCGTCCCGTCTCGCCGGACGGGCCTCGCGGCTCACCGGCCGCATCGACGAGGACGCCCATCCCCTGGGCAACGCGCTCGCGGTGGGGCTGCTCCTGGGCGTCATCTGGCTCCCCTGCGTCGGTCCCGTCCTCGGGGGCGTCTTGGCCTACGTCGGGACGACGTCGGACGTCGTCGGCAGCGCTCGGCTGTTGGCGACGTACGGGGCGGGCTTCTCAGTCCCGCTCCTCGGCGTCGCGTACCTCGGCCAGGCCGGCAGCAGTCGGCTGCTCGACTCGGCCACGAGCGGGGGGTCGCCCGAACTGTTCCGGACGGCGACCGGCTACGCGCTCGTCGCGCTCGGGATCGCCGTCCTCTTCGGTCTCGACAAACTCGCGCTCGCATCGGTAACGACGTGGACGTAACAGCATGAACGGTAGCTCATCGACACAGGACGACGACGCGCACGATCGCACGAGCAGAGACCGCAGCGTTCGCTTCGCCCGGTTCCTCGGGACGGTCACGGGCGTTCTCCACCGCGTGACGGGCAGTCGGTTCGTCGCGTGGGGCGCGTTCGGCTTCGGACTGCTCTCGATGGTGTTGGTCTTCGGGTTCGCGTCCGACACGATGTACGGGATCGAACACGGCGCGAACCTCCTCGCGTACTGGCACATCTCGCTCGCGTGGGTCGCCGCCGCGGCACTCGGATCGACGTTCGTCGGCAGCGCGCTGTATCTTCGCTACCGGGGGCCGTTCTGGAGCCGGCTGGCCCACAGCTCCGGCGAACTGGGGTTCCTCTTCGCGACGCTGACGCTGCTTCTGGGCAGCGCGTGGGGGCGCGTCATCTGGAACTCCTGGTGGGAGTGGACCGACGTCAGGCTGGTGACGTTTCTGATCGTCTGGTTCATCTACGCGGGCTACCTCGTCGTTCACTCCGCGACCGACGCTCAGTCGGGCGACCGGTACGCGGCGGTCTACGGCGTCGTCGGATTCGTCACCGTCCCGCTGTCGTACGCGTCCACGCGGCTCTGGACGCCGACGTTTCACGAGACCACGATCGGGAACAGCGGCGTCAGTGCGAACATCGACCCGCTGACGCTCGTCGTGACGCTCGTCGCGGCGACGTTCCTCTATCTGTACCTCGTCGGTATCCGGATCCGCATCCACGAACTCGAACAGGACGTCCGCAGAGCACGGCTCTCACGGAGGCGATAACGATGGAACCACTACTGCTGGCCGGCTACTCCGCGCTCTTCGTCGCGTTCTTCGGATACGTGACGTACCTACAGCGCCGGATGGCCCGGCTCGAACGGCGACTCGAAGACGTACAGGCGTGAGACCGGGTCGCGGAGCGACCGTCGACCGATCGAACCGAAACCACACCGAACACACAGACCATTCACGACCGATACATATGTCAGTGCAACTCGACGACACGACCGACCGACGAGCGTTCCTGCGCCGGACCGCGACCGGACTCGGCGCGGCGGCGACGATTGGACTCGCAAGCGACACCGCGGCCGCGCAATCGGAGCCGGACTACGGCGGCTGGTTCGACGGCGTCTCCAACTACGAGGGGACCTACGACTACACCGGCCAGTCGGAGGTGACCGTCGCGGTCGGCTCCGAGGCCAACGGCGGGTACTACGGGTTCGGCCCCGCGGCGATTCGCGTCGACCCCGGGACCACCGTCGTCTGGGAGTGGACCGGCGAGGGCAACAGTCACAACGTCGTCGCCGAGGACGGCAGCTTCGAGAGCGAACTCTACAACTCCCCGGGCGAGACCTTCGAATACACCTTCGAGAGCGAGGGGACGTACAAGTACTACTGCGATCCGCACCGATCGCTCGGAATGCTCGGGGCCGTCGTCGTCGGCGGCAGCGGCGGCCTCGATTCGAGCGCGGTCGAACAGCCGCTTCTGGAAGCCGGCGGCGAGGGCGGAAACGGCGGATCCGGCGGCGGAGGCGGATCGGACGGCGGATCCGACGGTTCCGGGGCGCCGGTCTCCTTCGAGAACGGGACGCTCGTCGCCACTCTCGCCCTCGGACTTCTCTCTCCGATCTTCTTCGGGCTCTTCCTCCTGCTACAGGGGACCGACCCCGCGGAACCG is drawn from Halobellus limi and contains these coding sequences:
- a CDS encoding cytochrome c biogenesis CcdA family protein, producing the protein MITDPTTVTVFLAGVLTILTPCCLPMIPVLVVGANGHRLRPVAIVVGSTVTFTALGILTGMVGSVTPDSVRAPFAILMLAFGAVMADDDLNELYSRYASRLAGRASRLTGRIDEDAHPLGNALAVGLLLGVIWLPCVGPVLGGVLAYVGTTSDVVGSARLLATYGAGFSVPLLGVAYLGQAGSSRLLDSATSGGSPELFRTATGYALVALGIAVLFGLDKLALASVTTWT
- the ccsA gene encoding cytochrome c biogenesis protein CcsA yields the protein MNGSSSTQDDDAHDRTSRDRSVRFARFLGTVTGVLHRVTGSRFVAWGAFGFGLLSMVLVFGFASDTMYGIEHGANLLAYWHISLAWVAAAALGSTFVGSALYLRYRGPFWSRLAHSSGELGFLFATLTLLLGSAWGRVIWNSWWEWTDVRLVTFLIVWFIYAGYLVVHSATDAQSGDRYAAVYGVVGFVTVPLSYASTRLWTPTFHETTIGNSGVSANIDPLTLVVTLVAATFLYLYLVGIRIRIHELEQDVRRARLSRRR
- a CDS encoding CcmD family protein, with product MEPLLLAGYSALFVAFFGYVTYLQRRMARLERRLEDVQA
- a CDS encoding halocyanin domain-containing protein, with protein sequence MSVQLDDTTDRRAFLRRTATGLGAAATIGLASDTAAAQSEPDYGGWFDGVSNYEGTYDYTGQSEVTVAVGSEANGGYYGFGPAAIRVDPGTTVVWEWTGEGNSHNVVAEDGSFESELYNSPGETFEYTFESEGTYKYYCDPHRSLGMLGAVVVGGSGGLDSSAVEQPLLEAGGEGGNGGSGGGGGSDGGSDGSGAPVSFENGTLVATLALGLLSPIFFGLFLLLQGTDPAEPPAKTD